In Gossypium arboreum isolate Shixiya-1 chromosome 5, ASM2569848v2, whole genome shotgun sequence, a single genomic region encodes these proteins:
- the LOC108452793 gene encoding nitrate regulatory gene2 protein-like, translated as MGCVTSKLDQLPAVTLCGDRCNFLQDALLQSYAFADAHVAYMQSLTTLGPALHRFFDQCLKSSSGDEPAVSDEKPPKRRSPLSSPGHSFSSSNSDSHIQFDTDLEDEETGEDFSKYINEIHLNYLNQGILTSYPLPNDDYHSNTNQSREISGSGWKTPPPPAPRSAAWDYLNFFDEIYERYELPYFSSKEVKDKGGVHEHLEAQAVKQVHGDEKSSANCTKEKRENPSGIAVPVKNGDAQNEKKADSSHIDKVQKKTDINEPKNRSGKQSASEVIKELQVLFEKVSESGNGVLNMLDTGKFRYHHKKSVYQGTTKVFHMITSNSWETESLLSKGKFSSMDNDEIVSSQNLSSTLRKLGMWEKKLYDEVKAEEKLRMIHSKRRSQMRILDQRGADAHRVDSTRTSIRALSTKMRVAVQVIDNIAITINKVMDEELWPQINELIHRLFGMWKVMLDCHSCQCQKVMEAKCLDVITLNENLNDTHLEVAVKLKLELQNFVLSLSSWIETQRGYVKALNGWLHRCLLYEPEEIAADGVSSLSSSGCGVPPAFVILNQWSEVMDRLLEKEVVEAVNTFFISINQVLEQQHNSTLRQRIIADKDMERKVKLLEKEEQKMQKMMQARVKKMTELAREESAVLEPRDTSTTDGSNIREAASLQHGLKQIFMAMEKLAIHFRQAYGGLHQCTEKCKATRDNP; from the exons ATGGGCTGCGTAACTTCAAAACTCGACCAGTTGCCGGCGGTCACTTTGTGCGGCGACCGCTGCAATTTCCTCCAGGACGCTCTCCTGCAAAGCTACGCCTTCGCCGATGCACACGTGGCGTACATGCAGTCGCTCACGACTCTCGGCCCCGCTCTCCACCGTTTCTTCGATCAATGTCTTAAATCTTCGTCTGGCGATGAACCCGCCGTATCTGACGAGAAACCGCCGAAGCGACGTTCGCCTCTGTCCTCGCCCGGTCATTCTTTTTCGAGTTCAAACTCAGATTCGCACATTCAATTCGATACTGATTTGGAAGACGAAGAGACGGGCGAAGATTTTAGTAAATATATTAACGAAATCCATCTAAATTATCTTAATCAGGGGATCCTAACATCGTATCCTTTGCCTAATGATGATTACCATTCTAATACGAATCAAAGCAGAGAAATCAGTGGCTCAGGCTGGAAAACACCTCCACCTCCGGCTCCGAGGAGTGCGGCTTGGGATTACTTGAACTTTTTTGATGAAATTTACGAGAGATACGAGTTGCCTTATTTTTCGAGCAAAGAAGTGAAGGACAAAGGAGGAGTTCATGAACATCTTGAAGCACAAGCAGTAAAGCAAGTTCATGGAGATGAGAAATCTAGTGCAAATTGTactaaagaaaaaagagaaaatccGAGCGGAATAGCTGTTCCAGTTAAGAACGGTGATGCACAGAATGAGAAGAAAGCAGATTCATCGCATATTGACAAGGTTCAAAAGAAGACTGACATAAATGAACCCAAAAATCGAAGCGGTAAACAAAGTGCTTCTGAGGTAATCAAAGAATTGCAGGTCCTATTTGAGAAAGTTTCGGAGTCCGGAAATGGAGTTTTAAATATGCTTGACACTGGAAAATTTCGCTATCATCACAAAAAATCTGTTTATCAAG GTACTACTAAGGTATTTCATATGATTACTTCAAATTCATGGGAAACAGAGTCCTTACTGTCGAAAGGTAAGTTTAGTTCTATGGATAATGATGAGATTGTGAGTTCACAGAACCTGTCTTCTACTCTGAGGAAACTGGGTATGTGGGAAAAGAAGCTCTATGATGAAGTCAAG GCTGAGGAAAAGCTGCGCATGATTCATTCAAAGAGGCGTAGCCAGATGAGGATTTTGGATCAGAGGGGTGCTGATGCTCACCGTGTTGACTCCACACGAACTTCGATTAGGGCCTTATCTACTAAAATGAGAGTTGCAGTTCAAGTTATTGACAACATAGCGATTACTATAAATAAGGTGATGGATGAAGAGTTGTGGCCACAGATCAATGAACTAATTCACAG ATTGTTTGGAATGTGGAAGGTAATGCTAGATTGCCATAGCTGTCAGTGCCAAAAGGTTATGGAAGCCAAATGTTTGGATGTCATTACTCTGAATGAAAACCTTAATGACACTCATCTTGAAGTGGCAGTGAAACTAAAGCTTGAACTTCAAAACTTCGTTCTTAGCTTATCTAGTTGGATTGAAACCCAGAGGGGCTATGTCAAAGCTTTGAATGGTTGGTTACATAGATGTCTCCTATATGAACCCGAGGAAATAGCAGCAGATGGTGTTTCATCTCTCTCTTCCAGTGGATGCGGAGTACCCCCAGCGTTTGTGATCCTTAACCAGTGGTCTGAAGTCATGGATAGACTTTTGGAGAAAGAAGTAGTTGAAGCAGTGAATACGTTTTTCATTAGCATCAACCAAGTTCTGGAACAGCAGCATAATTCAACTCTGCGGCAAAGGATTATTGCTGATAAGGACATGGAAAGGAAAGTAAAACTCTTGGAAAAAGAGGAGCAAAAGATGCAGAAAATGATGCAAGCTCGAGTGAAAAAGATGACGGAGTTGGCAAGGGAAGAAAGTGCCGTTCTTGAACCAAGAGATACCAGTACCACGGATGGCAGTAACATTAGGGAGGCTGCTAGTTTACAGCATGGGTTAAAGCAGATTTTCATGGCAATGGAAAAGCTTGCTATCCATTTCAGGCAAGCTTATGGGGGCCTCCACCAATGCACTGAAAAGTGCAAGGCCACTCGAGATAACCCCTAA